TGTTGTAATAACTTTACAATGTTCAAATGTGTTATCTTAAACTGAAAGATATATCTTTAACAAATCAATATACATTTGTGTATGTTGTGTAGCTGGTCAATGTCCATAAAGGTTACTGACATGATTCTTTGCTAAGCCTTGATAGAGATGAGATATTGCTATTTTCATTTGGGATACATATGGACGTAACAATTCCATAGTGTTCTGTCGACAGTTTGAAGTGTATGCTAGGGTTCTGAGTTTGTGATCTGGTAGACATTTTCAAGTGTATGTAGGATTCTGAGTTCGTTACCTTGTTTGTTTTTTGAGAAACGAGAGTGATCACTCATGACTGTtacctttatcaaaaaaaaaaacccctGGAGAAGGGTCATATTTGCTCCTCAACTCTCAAAAATAGGTTACCATTACCAATGTTACCATCACTTTGGGCACATATTTGCCCTTGGACGGTTACTATTATTATCCTATGTGGTGCTTACATGGCATCTATAAATATTCTACTtacttcaatttttaaaattaaacctGCCTACCCCCTCGTAACTTTTTCTGTTAAAAAAATGGATACAGAAAGAAAATGTAAGGTCGTGCTCTGTTCTAGAGCTAATCCAACTCATCTTTTCACTACTAAATCTATCTTTAGTGATTTCAGCTTTAGTATCTTCATGAGAACTCTACTTCAGTGGTATGAATTCATCCAGTTTTGTTCTTGATCTTCTATATTTCATTGATTCTTCTCTTAGAGCTGCAACTACAACAATCACTAGAGGAAAATAATTAACACCCTCAATCTTCCCATTCACAGTACTTCACAAAAATGAACAATAACATAGTACTATAATACAAGAACAATcttcaaaaatctattttttaccAACTTTTGCTTTCCattaataactataataaacaTTTACTCTAGTAATTAATACCCAAAAGCATCAGAAGTCCTCAAAAATCCGACAACTTGCAGTTTTGATTTGAAAAGCTGTACAAACTGATATACGGGTGTGGCCTGATGACCAAATGTTTTCTGTCTCTGTATAGcgttttctctctctttgtcaTGTTTTCTGGGAAAAGGGAATAGAAGTTGATCTATTGAGTGGGTTGggtttaatttataaaaatggaTTGGGTAGAATATTTGTTAAagagtaaaattttaattatggtAAACATATTCAAAGAATATAACTAGGGGTAAATATAACTTGTTTGTATGTGGAGAGGGGCAAATAGGACCCTTTTTcgaaaacaaagaaagaagagaagacgAGTGATGTGTGTCGTCGACCTGAATAAATTTACCAAAGGTGTTTGGGTCATCATCTCTCTGGTAAGTATGTTGTGCGGGATGCCTTACAACCTCTGTTTTCTTGGAATCTGCACTTACTTGGAAAGCATTTTAATCAAAGAAGAGTAAGAGAATCCTCCCTGTTTCTGAGGTTCCTTACTTTTTTGTTAGGTTGACAGTAGTCATTTCATGTAACTACCTTGTCAATGTACCATGGACCTCTTTACAACGTGGTTCATACTCCAATTATTTATTCAGAGCTAAATTGTCACCTACATAGGCTCTCTTCTATGTTTAGGTGTTGCTATGCTTCTGAGtggattttaaaagaaaaatgaaggcGGGGTGGGAGCACAAAACCTAGGAGTTAGGATAGTGAGGAGTTCAGCATGCTACTGCTCTGACCTAATAGTAGATGGTAGAGTAGGTATCAGAGTAGATCTCCATGAAAACCTTTGTCACAAACTTGTAGTGCTCCTGAGCAACAACCCGAAGCTTAAAATGTTAGTTGAAAAGATGACCCTACAAGTCATTTGCCTAAATTCTACCTAAAGACTTTAACCCGTGGTCAATACTTTGGAATTATGGTTTGAGACAGTCTCATGTGTAGCTTCATCAGCAGCTTAAGAAGGCTGCTCCTAAAGAGGGACAACAAGTTTTGTGCTAGATTCTGCTTTCCTTACACAAGTTTTGTGCCTGAGAAAAGCTCTAAACATTAGCTCTCATGCCTTGAAAATGATCTTTCAGAGGATTTCGGCTGCTAATAATAAAACTCAGGTGGAAGTTCTAATTTTTTCCAGAGAATTCTGTTGCTAAAGATTAATTCAGCTGGGAGTTCAATGGTTATGTAGTTTGTCCAAGAAGGAAATTCTGATTCATCACAGCTATGGTACTGTTCTTGCTGTTCAGCTAgctaaaatataagaaaatggCGTGGTTTCTGAGTAGCACACAGCTGACTATGTTTTCCTTTGCCACAGAAGATTTTGGTTTGGTTAAGCTGCTAACaaattgaattttctttaaCTACAGTATTTCATCTTTGGAAGATGATACTACATAAGTTGAAATTGTGACATGCACATCTTCATTTGTCGAAGATAATACTACATAAGTTGAAATTGTGACATGCACATCTTCATTTGTCGAAGATAATACTGCATAAGTTGAAATTTTCTCTTAACTTGAAAGAATCTTATTATCTGCAGGAGTGTAGCACGAAGTGGGTTAACACGCACACAATAAAACACAAGGGAAACCTATAATTGTCTTAAGAAGCAACTCCGCGTAAACCTCAGGAGCTCCTTGTGTGCCTTAGAAATCCCCTATTTTTACCCCCGTGATGGTTGATTGTAAAACAGCAACAAGCATGCCAATGACTATGATGTTTCTGCTCTGGTTGGAGCAAGAAAGCGATATCTTTAAACATGGAGATAGGCAGTGAATCTTGGTGTACTTCTGACTTAGAAGACTGTGGTCCGGTCCCTCTCTGCTTACAGATAAGCAGGAAAAGAAACTCAAGATGTCAGAGTTGAGCTAACCTTTTGGCAGAGAACAATTTGTGTCACAGTTGATTTTGTGGTTGTATAGAGTAGCTTGTTGGCATTTACTTGGTCTATTCCGTTTTCATGTTGTTTGCAGTCTATATTTGTAATCTGCAGCTCTAGTGTGATGTGTTATTGGTTCAGGTTTGTTAATATTGTTGCAATGAGACAAGTATGAGAATTTTTTCGCCGcattttttttagctttctaTTTCCCTCAGTTCAAAACTAGTCGTCGTATGAGTTTTCAGGCCATTACAAATGATTTGGCCATCTTCTGAGCTATGTACAAGCTTTTGAAACTGAATTGCATTTAGCAGAACCCCTACTTTGAATAATCATTGTCGTTTTCTCATTATGGTGTATTCCCAGCATAATTAgatgctctttttttttaatatctggAACTTCTTTGGGAGCGGTTACAAGCTCTGCCAAGGCATTTGTCACACTTTATACACTTATTGGTGGAAgtcgttctttttttttcttagaaaaattatCGTTATTGTTGATTTCAAATTACTTATTACTCCAATTTATACTTGTACATTATCACACTTTCAATTTCTTTATCTCAcatatatttaagtaaataatattttttaatctcttagtcttaaattaaagatgtatataatatatcataatgtcttttgggttttgtgattttaaataaGCCACGTAGGATATTGgattcaatttatatgatgtaGATTGACTTAATAgtgagtttaaaaataaaagactttgtagttataaaataaatcataaatgtttgtttgattttaaataatttcgttatggataaaataaatatttcaaagttcAATTGGTACAAGATATAGAAACTGACTAAAAATGAAACTAGTCACATAACTTGAGATAGTGATCGACACTCAAAATAATTGTTAATTTCAAGCGAACGGTTTATCTGACTTACTACTATTTTGAAAACTATAACAATCATGCAAAAGCTTTTAAAACATGAGAtcaataactttataatttaaaatttaatatttgtatagtTTGATTCGTCTATGAATTGAAGATAGATTACTAGGACAAGATCCAAAGCTACTTGATATTCTATCAATGACATAAAAGAATTATGATTACCAATTTATCATATCGTAAAATATTGAGATCGAACTATAAAATATCAACTTAAGTTAGTATGATAATAATAGGGGTGACAATGGTTGGATTGGATTAAATTTGGATGGGTTAATTATGGATTGAGAAAAAATAGTTTGAATTAAAAGtcattcaaatataatatgagcaaatataaatttggtcaaatatgatttttgcaAAATGGTTCTATctcatttaaataaatttgtttttcaaaaaaaaaaaaattattcctcCCTACAGGCACCCCCACCCCCGAGCGCTTCCCATCAACCAACTcctaagaaaattttatttttgaaaaataaaataaaaattactttttcaaaatttttttatccCCTCCCCGAGCACCCCCTGTCCCCccctttcatcaacctaaaaaaaaatcgttttttttttataaaaaatttacccCCTCCCCGGGGTATCTCTGCCCGCCCACCTTCTACCAAccttttcttaaatttgttttttaaaaaataaaaaaattttgtttttcaaaaagaataattttttagcCTCTCCTTCTCGTTCCACTAACCCATTCctagatttttttgtttttcaaaaacaaaacaaaaaaaaagaatatgtttCATTtgtcaattatatatttcgaatataaattttaatgttaattcATTTTGTCCAAATTTGTATGAGCTTAAATAGATTATAGATTTCATTTCACTTATAGGAGTTgaaatataacattttaaaaatcaaatatcaatttcaaatatGGTACCATACCCTGCCTACCCTTTTGGCATGGAATGAAATGCTACATCTGCCATAATTTGAAAGTGAAGGGGCCATTATTGAACATTGGTGAACCTCAAGGGTGGAGATAAACCCTCCTAAAATCCTTGAGGTGAATATAGTCCAGCTCGCAGCAGCCATTGATCTTCTCTCTAAAGGGTTTCTTATCCATTATGCTGAAACAGTTTCATACCCCCAGATCTTTACTCCTTTTCTGCTCTACTAAACCCCTTTGGAACTTAGAAATATCTATGAACTTTTCATGTGGGGTTCGCCCGAAATCTCACCAACATTCGATTACTGTTAGAAGTTTTTCAACGGAAATTGCAGAGGGTAGTGAAAAGAGTCTTCCTTGGCTTGAAGAAGATAAagttaaacaaactaaaagacCTGAAAAGGTGGTTCTGAACAGGTCTTCTTGGGGGGAATCGGCTGATAAATTGTTTAAAGGTGCTGAGGGAAGTGTAGAATTTAAGAGATATGAGGATAGACGAGACAATTATAAGAGCACAAGTAATAGTggagaagaagatgatgaaggaGAAATGGATGATCCGAGATGGGATAGGATTAAGAGCAGGTTCAGTCGGATTAAGGTAAGACCGAGGTCTGATAGGCCGGAGGTTAGAAGGTGGAACAATCAAGATAGTTGGGGTAAAAAGACATGGAAAGAGGCTTCTGAATCAACCCTACCGAGAATGATAGGCGAGGGGGTTTATGGTGTTGGCCCTGTTTTAGCTGCATTGTCAGCTGGGAGAAGGGAATTTTATGGTCTCTATATTCAGGAAGGGTTGGATTTGAGTGGGAATAACAGGAAGAAGAAGGATAAGAAAGggtttgagagagttttgagGACAGCGGAGAAAGTTGGATTAAGTATAAAGGAAGTATCTAAACATGACCTCAATATGATTAGTGATAACAGGCCTCATCAAGGACTGGTCCTCGATACTTCTCCATTGGAAATGGTTGGTATCAAGGAATTGGAACCTGTTTCAATAGAGGAAGATACAACTCCTCTTTGGGTTGCTTTGGATGAGGTTACTGATCCTCAGAATTTGGGTGCAATTATACGGTCTGCTTACTTTTTCGGAGCTTCTGGGATTGTTTTGTGTGCTAAGAACTCTGCTCCATTGAGTGGGGTAGTGAGCAAAGCAAGTGCAGGCTCACTTGAATTAATGGAGCTGAGGTCTTGCAAGAATATGATGCAGTTCCTAACGTCTTCGGCAGAAAATGGATGGCGTGTCCTAGGTGGTTCTGTTTCTTCAAGAGCTGTTCCATTGCATAAGATTGTGCCTGGTGCTCCTACAATCCTTGTTTTGGGAAGTGAAGGGACTGGTCTGAGACCATTGGTGGAGAGGTCATGTACTGAATTAGTTGGAATTCCGGGAAATATCCCTTTGGATATAATCGCTGCAGAAGATGAGGATGCTGAGAGTGATAATAGTATTTTAGGTCAGAACTTTAGATCCTTTATGGCTGTGGAGAGCTTGAATGTAAGTGTTGCAGCAGGTGTGCTTCTTCATCACTTGATTGGTAGCAAAAACAACTAACAACTTAAGCAAGTTTATGTAATTTTGTGAGacttaattttgtttgtttcagTGATATTCATTTGCATTTTCTTGGCCTTCTTTATGTGGCTATCAACAATGAATATTTTACAACAGTTTTCTTTCGGAAGTATGCATACAGGCATTTGGTGATTTTCTGCAATGGATTGGCTTTGTTGGCATTACATCTCAAATTGCTCTATCCAAGATTGTTAAGGTTTTATTGAGCCTAGTTCAGCTTGTGATATTTCAATGcaaagatttgtttttttttggagCTACTTTTGCAGGACCGGTAGCTTCGACAGAACTTGTTGAAATTGACAATGCATGAATGCATAAGGTATGTAAATCAACTAGAGGACAGCCATTGTGAAGCTTGTTTGCAGGTTTAAAATGAAATCGCTTAGATAAATGTAGGTATTACTTTTTAGGAGAATTTGAACTGCTTAACACTATAATCaggataaaggttttatgatgtTTCGTTGTGGGATAGTAGCAGGGCCtatccttttcttcttttttgttttttcagttGACTTCATTATTATCTAGGGATTTTTACTTTACTCTTAAGAGTCATGCCTGGTTCTGAAATAACTAAAAGTTTGACAACAGACACATAATGAGCACAGTTGAGTATTTTCTCATAATTATAAAATGCTACAACCATGGATTttaagatgaaagatcttcaaATAGTCTAGTGAGACTGTGTTAAATGATTGTTGGAACGATTTTGACTAACAAAAGAGCTGAAAAGGGGGAAAGAACAACCCCTTCTCAAATAAGAGCACGAGGCATTAGTTGTTCTCTTTTAAGCGAATGCCTTCTCATTAACTATGTGAATTTCTTACCAGGCTATTTTCTTAATATTCGTTTGATATCTAGGACGAATAATAAGTTAGAGTAAGAAACTTCTTGTTCATAGCTTGTTATTGGGCAGAGATTGTTAGTCGTGTGCTTTTCTTCCCATTATTGCCTGGAGTtttcatgaagttatgattTTCAAGGAGAATGGAAGAATCATTTTTCAGGACTCCTTTGAAATAATGAGTAGTTGTTCCTTCTCATGCACTTTTCTCAATTATCTGTTTCCAATGCCTTGAATTCTGATCTTATCTCCTCCTTTTTCAACTAATGTTACTCCTAAAAGATTTATTTGGTCCCAAACAGAGGCTAAAACCAATATTAGCATTACCTTCACCAACGAGGCAAAGTCATCAAACAATCACTGAAGGctaaatacataaacaaattcctaaacttgttgggtttttttttcTCAGGTACTTCAACTACATCATTTTTcaattgaatcattgaaccacccataatttgtttctttaaaacactgttggttgattttttgattagcttttctattgtaaatgtctttaattatgttcgaattataataattttgattgaaggaatgaagacaaaccgtgttagtctcatttgttttctaatgtgttcaaatgacttaagtaaaacacaattattctcaaacattttcactatcaattggactaatgaTTTGTGGAACAGCGTATGTATCCTTTATCAATATCCCTCACAAATCTGGTTCCACATCAGACAACGATATTTGTTTAAACGGAACAAATCATGggggttcaatgattcaataggaaaatgacgTAGTTGAGGTACCTGAGGGAAAAAATCCAACAAGTTTAGGGATCTGCTTATGTATTTGGCCATCACTGAATTTGGAAGAGCATGACATTTCATTTCATGATGTACCATATCCGACATCTGTGGCTTATTTTACAGCTCACTTTTGCACCCAAGGAAGTGGCCAGTGGTCGATGAAGTGAACTGAGAACCATGAGGTCCTAGATCTGATAGATGGTTTCATTTTTCACATGTCCAAGCCTTGGTGAGCAGAACTGCCTCGTACCTATGCTGGTTGGTCATAGTAGGTGCTCCGTGTAACTAGTGCAAGCATACTGGATAACTAAGGAATGCACAGAAATTATATGCAAGGTGTCTCTTCTAAGTGTTTGCATGCTGACACTTTGTATTGTAAATGGCCATGGTGCATGTAAACTGGCTCAGATATCACCGTGATCTGGAAAAAATAATTTCCCTCAAGCGCAACCTTGTTTCTTTTGCATTTGTGAAGTTACTAcatttatttcatgtttcatTTTAGGTGTTCATATGCTGCAAATACGCAACAGTGCTTACTCTATTACTAGACAACAATAAGAACAAGATGATTGCAATGGCAGAACATAAGATAACAGATTTAGAAGATCAATAGCTGAAAAATTAAGGGTGATCGGGtaagttcatttattttttgtaccCAAATCAAGAGGTGGCTGACATGAGGCTCTATTATGTCATGTGGAAAGTGTTGGGTTCCATTTCAGAAAATGATCCAAATtcatttttctctcttcttttaaCGATTTtttctcttacttttttttatttctttttctttgacttTTCTTTTCCAATTAATGTTCCAAATTTCTCTACTTCGatacttatataatttttttcatggaaatatgaaatccaaaaaaaaaaaaatattcattctatatctaacattttaatattatttttgatctcaaaattatttagataaaattatttgttaatttttaaaaatatgattgattacaattttttttattttattataacattttctctctttttgtaagtgtaaataaaatttataaattttaaaaaaattaaatgtaaattagtaaaactattattttgtttacggaaaagggcctaaaataccctcgaagtattgaaaatgatataaaattaccctccatccacctatttgctccaaaatgtccctttcatccacctattgacttcaaaatatccttgtcatccacctttgggttcaaaactGACCACTTATTTTAcggttttaaaattaaattgtttaaatatttttttaaatacttggcgttcaactattggttataatttaatttattaatataatttttagtcCACCCCACTACTCAgtcattactaactaaatccCATCCTATTAATaaaccaattataatatcaaaatcgccataaacactactaaaacacgacaaaattatagatttctgaaaatgacattcaaaattattcgagttcGAATCGAAGTTCCaatcaaatttaagttgagccgcttatttaggaggacactttcaataggattctctttcaagtttgactttgaaatttataattaaaggtaaagaagtagtaCATCCCGAATtggttcatgcacttttttaaaatataattttataaatatttatgatttgttttaaaacctttgtatatattattttttttaacaaattatctatgaagtaacatcacataattgagatgaaagaataattaagatgaacatagtcagacttttaagtttatcggtaatgtttatttagacacttgaatgtatgataatttacttctatagatattttcaccttaaaattttaaaaacactcattgCCAGTagttttgttgttgttgcattAGGAAATGtgacgggtttattaattttgtggggtttaattagtaataagtgggtagtgaattgatttataaattatagtgataagttaaattataataaatagttgagtgtcacgtatttaaaaaaatatataaatagtttaattttgaaatcgttaaataagtggtcaactTTGTACCTAAAGGTGGATGAGAaggatattttggagccaataggtgggtggaaaGGTATTTTAGAGCCAATAGGTGAATGAAGTGTAATTTTGTACTATTTCCAATACTTCGACGGTATTTTAGGCATTTTTTcgttttatttatgatttcttacgaaattaacaaaatataaaattaatttattcttctCAACAATTTCTGAATTTCAAAAGCACTTAAATCCATCAAATActcttcaaaaagaaaatataatggaAAGAGCATCAATGTTCTTGACAAACAATTACATAAGTTTTGATactattttcatgaaatttaaaaaacgGAAAGCATCCATAAATACCTATATAAATACAGATTATTTCGATCAATTTATACGATATTTTTCATTCTTGAAATTCAAGCTAGATGAAAGTTTTcttcactttaattttttttttttacttttcttgcTATTTGATTTTTATGGACGTTTCAATAATATACGAtactataaaattttgataaggTACATCTATATAGGAtccttcaaaaaataaattacgcATTATCTAagaatttaatcattttaaagaaatatcataaattattttcaacgaCTTTTACCATTTTGTTACAATATTAAAGATTTAACGACGATATATTAAGATGTCTtgttaatatttgatttaaataaaaataatcaattaaataacgaGTCGTATCAACAAGAAAAAACACtatcaatattattaaaataaaactataaattaaACTACGAAGTAAATgtaataaaatttgattatcataAAGAGAAACACACGAATactaacaaagagaaaa
This DNA window, taken from Solanum lycopersicum chromosome 5, SLM_r2.1, encodes the following:
- the LOC101264218 gene encoding uncharacterized protein, whose translation is MLKQFHTPRSLLLFCSTKPLWNLEISMNFSCGVRPKSHQHSITVRSFSTEIAEGSEKSLPWLEEDKVKQTKRPEKVVLNRSSWGESADKLFKGAEGSVEFKRYEDRRDNYKSTSNSGEEDDEGEMDDPRWDRIKSRFSRIKVRPRSDRPEVRRWNNQDSWGKKTWKEASESTLPRMIGEGVYGVGPVLAALSAGRREFYGLYIQEGLDLSGNNRKKKDKKGFERVLRTAEKVGLSIKEVSKHDLNMISDNRPHQGLVLDTSPLEMVGIKELEPVSIEEDTTPLWVALDEVTDPQNLGAIIRSAYFFGASGIVLCAKNSAPLSGVVSKASAGSLELMELRSCKNMMQFLTSSAENGWRVLGGSVSSRAVPLHKIVPGAPTILVLGSEGTGLRPLVERSCTELVGIPGNIPLDIIAAEDEDAESDNSILGQNFRSFMAVESLNVSVAAVCIQAFGDFLQWIGFVGITSQIALSKIVKVLLSLVQLVIFQCKDLFFFGATFAGPVASTELVEIDNA